A window of Fusarium oxysporum Fo47 chromosome II, complete sequence genomic DNA:
GCCAATGGCATCAATCGCAGACTGCAGCATATTAAAGAGAATAGGAAAGTCTGAAGAGCCGTTAACCATGACGGCGGTTAGAAGCAACAGTATTGTCAAGAGAATCGAGTGTTGATCAGCCCTGTCGCAATCGCCAAGCTGACTGCGCTTTTGCAAGCCCTGAATGGCACGAGCATAGTGATCCTGTTCAGGTCGATCTGTCGCAGGTTGGTCGTGCGGTGCTTGGGGCCCGTGGAAGAGTGAGACTGCGAGGACAGCGTCCATGACGAGTTCGTCACGGTCGGCCATGGGAAGCACGAAACGGCGCCAGCCATTGTGAGGGCCGTCACAAGCAATCATTTCGCCGGCGATGTTTTCCGAGACTGCGGTCATGCCAATTAGCCTTCCAACCACTCATGTTTCTAATGATGCGAACAGGAGCCTCACAGTGGAGCAAGAGACGTCTCTTCCATGCTGGGACGTGGTCTGGATGAGGTGGTGGAAGAATCAGTGCACCATTAGGCGTACACGATCCATCGCCAAAGGGAGGAAAGATGTTTCCAGTATCGAACAAGTTGGCTGGGTAACTTTCCATGTCGGGAGAGGAAAACGCATCGTATCCATCGGATGAATCCCACAATATCGGGAGGTCATAGCAGACCTGGAGTGCTCTGTCAGAAGCCTGAAATGGGTCTGCTTGGTCAATATGCACTAATTGCAGTGGAGAAAACGGCGAGGTCTCTTGAGGAGTGGTGGCTGTTTTCTGCTCAGCGAGACTATTGCCGAGATTCTGTTCAGGTAATTCCTGGGGTCTGTAGATGCTGGACCttgcattcttcttcatgcttAGGGTTCCATGTCAGCAAAGCAAACCCATCTACGAACACACGGTGCAGGGCTGTTACTGAGGATAGGCTTCTTCCATGGTCTTGCCGATGCAATGACCTCTAGAAGCGACACCGCTGGAGAAGCGATGTCGAACACCGAGGCCACTGCACTTGAGGCCCTTGGTGATGCACTTTCGGCATTCGGGAACGCCCCTGTCGCAGTTGAGGCGACGCTGAGAGCACTCGTAACATCCTTGGAGCGGGGTTAGCCTTGACTCTGCATTGGCTGTTGACGTCTGCTTGACTGACCTTTGACTTTCGCGCGATAGGGTCTCTTGGGCATGCCTTAAGTCTGGCGGCGCAGTGGCCTCCACTCCAATGTGTTTGACGGTCTCACTAAGACTAGTGGGCAGGGTATTGACAGAGGCAAAACGTATGTTCCCAAGATAGTACGACGCTGAAATAGGATTGTCGAAAGGAGAATGTGAAATGAGACACAGGTGACAATTTATAGTGCACCCCGCATGCTAGCCCAGTATTACTCCAGGTCGCCCACCACCCTGGTCCAGACCCAGTCTTCCCCGCAATGGCATGGATGGCTCTGTCATGACAGCGCCTTTCACTTAGACATCCCCGATAACGAACGATTCCATCATTGTTTATTGATGGTAGAGCTCCTCGATCACGTTGTCGTTGCTCAACAAATGACTTCAGTTAGATAAAGCAATGTCATTATCTCTCAATTCAACCACAATATTAAATCATCTAGTCCAACATGCCATGAATCTAGAGTCGCGCCTTAATCTCCACTGGTTCTCCTGTCTCCAAGGAGATTCTCAGCTGCCTAATCCTATCATCGGTGGCAAAGAAGGACCTGGGGAACTCCTTGTCCGGCTTCTCCCCGAGGATGAGCCCAGCAACCATCTGCGACGTGAGGAAAGCCTTGATCATACCCGTAGCGTGGTATCCCCCACAAACCCACTGATGACTGCGACCCAGGAAAGGCAACCGACCGGCAAAAGGTATTCCGTCTTGagagaaggccaagatgcCAGCCCAGGCATGGGAGACCTTGGTCGCGGCATCTGCATCTGGGGTGGCCAGCGCTTCGTGAGCAAAGCCTCGTAGATGCGACATTGGGCTCAGATCCGTCTCGCTGTCGTCCCCTACTGCCCTGCGACCCGTGTTGGCCCGTCCGACGATAGCACGACCATCCTTGCGCTGGATAAGGTAGTCGTAATCCTTAACGCCATATCGCAGCCAAATTGAATAATCGCTTCCAAGACCCAAGGGCGATTTCCCGTTCGCGGTCGGTGCGTACGATAACACATTGCCTCGAACGGGGGAAATGAAGGGCTGGAGCTCGGGCAGCAATCGACCAAGCCAGGCGTTTGTTGCGTGCACAACGCGCCTGGCTCGGATATCACCTCGTGCGGTCTTGACTGTCGCGTATGCATCCTCTGTTTGGTCAATGATGCATGTAACAGGCGTATGTGTCTGCACATTGATCTTGTCCTGGTCGATGAGGGGGCCAAGAACCCCCGTGATCCACTTGTATGGCCACATTGAAGCTGCGGGAATGGCGATGGCGCCTACAGCACGAGAGGATAGTTTCAGGACATCCTGAAGATACGACTGGTCTGAGTAGACTGTGTGTTTTTCAGCCAGGTGAGGTGCGTGGGCGCGCATATCATTTAGGCCAGCAACCGCTTTCTCAAAGTCCTTCTGGTCATAGTAGGCCTCGATGCCCTGCGTGAGGACTAGATCGCAGTCGATGCCATCTTCGTGGATGGCATCAGCCATGGATTCCAGATGTGCATGTTCAAAGGTGGAAATACGCACTGCCTCCTCAATGCCAAAAGAGTGCTTCCGCTCTTCCCACATGGCAAATGTCATGGTCTTGCAGTGACCGCCGTTGCGACCTGTGGCGCCGGAGCAGAGAGACCTAGCATCGACGAGGACAATGCGAATGTCTGGTTGCTTCTTCAGCAAGGTGCGGACCAAGCCCATGCCTGTGAGGCCAGCACCGATAATAACCACGTCGACGATATCCGATGGCCATTCTGACTGATGGTTGGCGCGTGGGTGTGGTTGAGAATGCCAGAAAGGGGTAGTGCCATTTGGCGATGGATAGCCAGGGTCAACAACGCCCGGTTGATAGATGCCTTCCAAAGCTCCAGACATTGCTGTATCAATCGAATActggtcttgctgcggcACTCTTCTGGTTTGTGGATGAAGAACAGGcaaaaaagaacaagagagATAAGGACCTACTCGACAAAACGCCAGCCACTATGATCGTCGCGTGATCCATGGCTGGTATTCTTTCTTCTTATCGCCAAAGGCTCAGAGTACTCATTTTGCCTGCCTGCCTGGTCGATTATCGGTTGTTCTATGCAATTCCGATCCAGACTCCATGATCCAGCGTTCACCATGCATATACTAACTAGGTTGGGGAAAGGTGGTAAGGGTTCTCAGTGCGGAGAAGCTTACTCCAAACTGCTCTCATCCACCGCTTGTCCTAAAGGGACTGCCAAGATGAGACCAGCAGCCAGTCAAAAGTAATTGGTTTGTACCCACTTCGATTATACCCTAAAGGGGCAGCTTGAATGAATACCATTTGCGAGTCGAGGTTCTGATGCTAAGGTAACCATTCTCGAGACATTACGTTTTCCAATGACGACTTCCTGACTGACTGGAGGGTCGGCACTTTTCTCCCAAACAGGTTATCGTTTTGCAGAATTCCTTCAGGGAGTCAAGCTCACACGTACCTTGTCCATTACCCCGTGAATAAAATGCGCCGAGACCTGGCCATTCATAAGCTTGACGCTCTAGTACCGTACCACTGATCGCAGGCTTCTACCACTCCCCAGACTGGTCTCAAACCACTGAACAAACAAATACATACACCCCAGATTCTAGCACAATGTCTCTCAAGAAGACTGCCGAAGGCCATGAGTATGAGGTCGGTGATGGCATCTCTCACGGCTTGCCATGCGATGGAGCCATCACCCCAGCAAGCAACATGGCCCAGGGAGCATCAAAGACGTTCgacgccatcatcatcggtgCTGGGTTCGCTGGTCTTACAGCTGCCCGTGATCTTACTTTGGCAGGCAAGCCCCTTGGGAAAGAAAGATCTCCCCCAGACCATGGTGCTAATATTCTACGACAGGTTGTCAGGTCCTTCTACTCGAAGGGCGGGACCGCATCGGAGGCAGAACATGGACATCAAACGTCGATGGCCATCTCTACGAAATGGGAGGAACCTGGATTCACTGGGAACAGCCCCACGTCTATCGCGAGATGGCTCGCTACAATCTCCATCGCGATTTCGTAGTCACCAGTGATGCGACAGATCAGCCACGTTCCGTTTCGgtagatgatgatggagagCTGCACCAGCTGACGCTCGAAACCTTTGTAAGTTTGGCTCCAAATATCCAAAGGCTTAGCTTACAAGTATCAAGGACCGTCTATCTAACGAGGCCTTCGAAGTCTACTGCAACGTTGACGGTGAACAAGGCAAAGCGACGATCCCGTTTCCTCACGATTCACTGCGCAACACTGATGCTAGACGATACGAATCTCTGGCTGTCGCGGACAGACTGGAACAAGTACGCGGTTCGCTCACCAAGGTCCAGATATGCATTCTCAAAGGGCTGATTGAGGGAATCGTCGGCCACCAAGATTTCGCCAACGTTGGTTTCTTTGACGTGCTCCGATGGTGGGCTTTGAGCGGCTACACCACTGCTGGCTTGTACGACTTCACAGAGGTGTACAAGATCAAGCAAGGCCAGACACATTTTTCGCTGCAGTTCTTCAAAGAATGTCTAGCGTCTCAGAGACTCTCTTACGTCTTCAAGGCACGCGTCGCCTCGGTTTCTGACAAGAACGGCTCCGTGACCGCAACGCTCAGCGATGGTCGCCAGTTTCGCGGCCATCGACTCATCTCAACGCTGCCGCTCAACGTCCTTCGAGAGGTCAAGTTCGACCCTCCTCTTAGCACGGCTAGAGACGAAGCAGCACGGATTGGTCAGGTTCACAACGGAGCCAAGATTCACTTCAAGATCGGCGCGTCGGAAACTCGACCCCTGTCTACTCTGCGCTATTCCAAGTCGAGGATTGTGAGCACTCTGGGTGACGGCCGCACCGAAAGCAATGGCTGCCGACACATGGTTGCCTTTGGAAGAAACGATGCTTCGCTAAGCACGGTAGATGATGCTAGGTCATTCTACAGCGAAGCACGAGAGGCTTTCCCTAACATGCCTGTTGAAAAAGTGGTAAGTTCAGATGTTTGCCCTTATCTCTGAGGAGGCTTTCGACCCTCCTTTCTCGTTGCGCAAGTATCGCTAACCATTCATCCCAGCTATGGCACGATTGGAGTCGGGACGAGTTTGCCAAAGGTGGCTGGTGCATGTATCGTCCTGACTTTGCCTTCCGATACCTCGAAGccttgaggaagagagagGGCAACGTGTTATTCGCCAATGCTGATTGGGCGCTTGGATGGCGCGGCTTCATTGATGGAGCTATTGAGGAGGGAACCAGAGTAGCATTCGAGGTGAAGAACGAGCTGGCTGCCTCTCTCGTCACCAAGGCCCATTTGTAACTTGGATAGACTTGACTCCCTAGTCAATGATCGtgtatttaatttatagttTTACTACTGGAAATGTGAATTGTTGGCAGTTCTAAAGACAATTATCACTGCAAGGGCTATATTTTCATGTCTAACATTGTGAGCTATATGTGGTATTTGTAGTTGACACATATGCCTGAGAGCTtaccatcatcaccaagaactTGGTGTTCTTGTCAACTATCTCTACTCAATGGTGTCCATCTGGCTAGCTCCCTGGCCATCGCTATAGATATTTCTTATTCATCTGAGATAACATAATGGTGCCGGCCTCTGAACATCCAGTCAACAATGATGAAGACTACCAAACCCGCAAAGATCACAACAGCCCAATTCATGTCAACTGCAGTTTCAGTCAGTATCATGCGAAAGAAACAGGTAGTTGTGGCGCCTACCAAGGTTATTGGCCGTAATTGGCACGTAAAGGGGGAAACTGTATCGGATATCAGTAAACTTATCTAAAGTGATTTGCGCGAAGCGTGCACTCACAACAATATGATGATGACAAGCGATGACCAGCAAACAGCAGCAACATTAACAATATAGCCAAATGAATTAAGCTTGAATTGACGGTCGGTGGGGAGCGCACTGCGGCCCCGAATAAGGAGCTTTTGAACACGTTAGTTCAGAGCGCAAATACCCCTTTAGAATGCTCAACAAGTCTTACCATCAAGATCGGGATCAGATAACCGAACTGAATGGCGACTCCTCCCAAGCTGACGATGATTTGAAAAGCATAATCACTCCCGAAAAGTACAAGACCTGATGATAATCAATATTTGACGCAGACGGCCAATCGAAAAATAGGTACATACCAATTGTCAGCTCCgcggtgatgatgaacaGTAGTGCGTTGAGTGGAGTGTGAACCGATTGATTGACCTTGGCAAAGAAATTGGACAAGGGCAAAGCATGATCACCTGCCATGCCCCATGCTAACCGGGATCCAGCTGTGTTGATGCCGACGGTGATGAGGAAACTATCAGCAAGTTATGGTCAGTGACAGAGCGGCTTTTCATGGCTTGCGGTTGATCACTTACTTGAGTAGGACTATGACTACAATGACGAGCGCACTACCCCCTGCAGAACTGTCCAGAACATCGACAAACCAGttcaagaagggaaagctaGGAGTTATATTAGCTGATAAGCCCGAAGTGTTGGGACCAAATCCATACTCAGACTCCATGTACGCCTCCCAGTTTCCACTGCAGAAAGCCATGACGAGAGCGCCCATCAAGGAAGTGATGCCACTAAAGACCATAGAATAAACCATGGCCCGCTATTTTTCAGATTTCATTAGAGTGAGAATCTCAAGGTGGGCTGTGATCTCACCGGTGCGCTTTTCGGGGCATCTCGCATCTCTTCAGCAATATGCAAAATACCGTCTGTTCCATACAGCGCATAGATAGGCGTGTAGAAGCTCATTACACCTACCCACGCAGAGACGTGGTATCCGGAATTGTTGACGAACTCGGTGAAGACGAAGCGGGCCGTTTGTTTGGGAGCCAGTGCGAGGAACGAGACAGCCCATGCGAGACCACCGCCCAGGGTGATGACGCCTCCGAGGACAGCAATGGCGGGGAGGTGTCTCTGAGAGAAACAAAAGGCAAGGGAAAGGATAGTCAGGGCCATGTAGATGAGGTACGTATTCCAGCTCtatccatcgccatcgtcaGGTACTGAATCGGTATGCGAAAGAGGGCACTTACCGCTGCGTGAAAGCCGGGATGGTGCAGTTCGATGATGGCCGCAGTGATCTGTGCACTGTTCATGGCGCAGCCAGCTGCCGTGGCGATTTCTCCAAGGAGAACAACCCATCCAACCAAGTATGACAGGAAACGTCGGATGCTGGCGTCGATGTGTTAGAGGGGCTTTTCGGGGAAACAAGGAAACCGAACCTTTTGGGTGCCAGGTATTTGGTAAAAGCTCTGATAAGGGAGGGTCAGATTTCAGTGAGAGAAAAAGGTTCTGCGGCAACTTACTGCTGACCACCTGCGTATGGCCATACGGAGCACAGCTCGGCCAAtgaactcatcatcagaCATTGTCCAAAAGTAACGATGATTCTGGAATCATAGAGTGTGAATCAGCATAAACCACTAGATGGCTCCCAGAGGTCTTACGTCGAGTATATCAGCATCATCGGACCGCCTACGTCAAACACAGTTGAATAAAGAACGACGTTGCAGGTCCAGCTTGCCATCATCAGAACCTGATACGCGCTAGCTAATAGGTACACCCAAAGGTCAATATATGCTATCAAAAGAAGTTCGGGGGCTCTGTACGTACCTGTCCATGTGTTATATACACGACGAAGCGTTTCATGGGATTCATTATGCTGGCTTTTGGGAACATCGCCTTCATGGTGCGAGTAGTCCATCTCTTTGGCGTCTGCAGACATGGCTTCAAACTGAGGAGGGAGGAATAGCAGAATGGTTAGAGAATTCCAAGGATCGAGGCAAGAAATATGGCTTCTCATTCTCTTATCTACTCTCTAGCCTGGTTTGGGGGCTCCCCGCATGGTACGGGAGTTCAGGATCTGTGGGAAACAAGGGGCAAATCTGGTGCAAATCTGCGGGCGGAGATCTAAACCCCTTGAGGTAAAAGTTTCCAGGAATGCAAGTGATGCTAGTAGTTCGTTGCAAGTGGGTGTATGGTCCTCATTTGAACATGTCTTTCCGGGCTAGTTTGTTGCGGCAGTTGGGCCAGGCCTCAATGTCGAAGCTGCGTATGCTTGGAGTAGATAACAAGATAAATGACCAGTGACTAACGCAACGGATTTGCCTTTACTTTTAAACTTCACGTTACCATCAGCAGTGTGAGACGACCTTTACTTTGGTGAGACTGAAAGATTCAATCCGCAATCATGACTCTCCAAGTATAAACATAATGATACATCCACCATATTTAGCCTGAGCCACTTCAGAAACACTGATTTCAAGACGTATTGGCATCCTTCTGTCTCTGAGATTTGAAATCAACATGCTGAACTTGAAAGGTCCACGTCGGCGAACTACTACTAATATTATCATGCGACTAAAGTGTTAGGTCGCTGCTGATCAAATAGAGGGATTCTAGTCTTATCAAGCTACTAGGCCAAAAAGGGATAGTCGAATGAGCACTTGTTTCTCCCCACTTACTAACAGCAAGAGTCCGGAGTATGTCTCAAACCACTACCTAGCGTGACAACGCGAATCTGAGTTTCCACCTGGGGTAAAAGATTCCCTTGATAGgtataaaaataatattatgATAGAGGAGAGAGAGTAAAGTCCGTTCACAGCCGCTAATGTAACAAGTTGCCTCCCCGCTTCAAGTCCCATACACATCTGTATAACAGGTTCTGCTCGTAACCCCCACCCCCGTTAACCTCCCTTATTACTTAGTATATTAGACAGCCCATCTTTCTTTGCCTCTCCAAGAATATGGGTTGGCTGGAACGTATGAGCGATCAGGTTACTTAAGTCATAGTAAGATGCGACTCGAGCTCTTTTTCTGTCCACTCCCACAGCTGATCGCGAAGTTTACTGCTCTTGCTGAGGAACGAGCCTTTCCCCTGAACACCGACGGGAAAGTAGAAAACACCAGACTTGGCATCGGGACTAGTTGCTGCCCACAGATGATTCAGCGTCCCTTCTTCAATGCTAACGGTAACGAACTTCATAGCAACCTTGAACAACGCGGCCATCAAAAAGTTATAATTCTTGACCACGGGACCGCTGAGGTTTGTTGCAATGACACCCGGATGAATACTTATAACCTTGAGCTCGGGATTATGATTTGCCAGTGCCTGGGCGTAGTGCACGGCTGCTAGCTTGGACTGGCCGTAACGAGTCCATGTTGAGAACTTGGGCAACGTGGTCTTTAGTTCATCGAATAGATAGGAGTTTTTGGGTGCCATGTTCTCAAGTTCAGAGCTGAGAAAGATAACTCGCGCGTCGGTAGATATGGCGGCGGTTGCTTTGAGGGTTGGTAGGAGTAGCGTTGTGAGGAGCGCGGGACCGAGATGGTTTGTCCCAAATTGGATCTCATATCCATCCTCCGTCAGACCTTCTGGCACTGCCATGATCCCAGCATTATTGATCAGGATGTCCAATCTATCAGACATGGATCTGAATGTAGAAGCTGCCGCCTTGATGCTCGCAAAAGAGCCTAGATCAAGCTGGAGAAAAGTAATAGGTCCGGCATTAGGATTCTTCTTGCGGAGTGTCTTGATAGCTTCGTTGGCCTTTTCTTCCGATCTGGCTGCTAGGTATATGTGTTTGGGCTTGTGCTTCGACAACTGAAAGATAAATTCAAAACCTAACCCGGTGTTCCCTCCTGTGACTAATATCACCTTGCCCGAGAGGTCAGGAATATCTTTGTCTGGGCTAAAGGATACGCCTTTTGTCATGGTTGAGATCCGTAGCTCACGTTTGTAAGAGAAATATTAAATCAAGTATCATAAGCCACTTTTACTAAAGGGAATTCACTTATTTCCTCACTTAGCTCACTGGCATTTATACTAAACATTGGGAGAATATTACTTAGGTATAGTAATGTTTGTAGTTTAAGTTTAAACATGTGGGTCAGTAAGTGACATCTAGTTCCATTTCTATTCGACAGTCAGGCCTAAACGAAACCAACGCTAGAGCTGCTTCGAGCTAGCCATCCGGTCTCATCATATACGGACGTATACACAAGCGCGAACTCCTTCGCGCGCGGCTTGGTTAATGCACCGGTACCGACATGAGCCCACGCGTCTGTTCTCTTAGAGCTGCGCAGGGTGCAAGTGCCGGTTGCATCTAAGGAGAAAACACATTAGAGCCTCGCACATCGgaaaataaagaaaagtGCGAGGGAGACCGAAAAACTATGATGCCATGCCTATATACGAATATCATACCCATTGTCACGGCCTTACAAGCTATTGTTAAAAGTCCGTTGCTTAGCAATCCGATGACTCTAATTTATTCTTTAGAAGCAATGTCGATGAAGCGTGTTTACTACAAGTATAAAGAACCATTCTCATGTCTTCTCTACCAGGCTTCCCCTTACAGCACCATTAAACATCAACAATCAGCAATTACCAAGTTACCTATCATTAAGAAAACATACACCAAGAGCATATCTTTTGCCAACTCACAACCCTTAAGCATTTTAAGATCCCGACAGAACCAGAACGCAATGTCTCAGAATCGTGGAGCCGTCAACCCTGCAGCCCGGGCACCCCTCGAGGTCAGGACCCTCGACACACCTACCCCAGGACCCGGTGATATCCTCGTCAAAAACGAGCTTATCGCCATCAACCCAGTCGAGGtcagcatcaccaagaacGATCTATTCAAATCCAAGTACCCCTGTGTAATCGGCACGTCGTTCGGTGGTGAGGTCATCGCTGTTGGCGAGGGTGTCTCCGACTTCAAGGTTGGAGACAAAGTCGCCGTCTATGCCAGCCCAACCGATGGCGACAAATATGCTGCCTACCAGGCCTATGCGTTGGCAAAGGTGGACACGACCATTCTCGTCCCAGAGGGCGTTGATCTGGCTGTCCCTGTGAGCATGAACGGGAACCTGACAACAGTCGTCGGCATGATCAGCGCCACAGCCGGAGTGCCCAAGCCAGACATCGAGAGCGAAGTAGCCTCtactggcaagaagatcctcatcTACGGAGGGACTTCTAACCTGGGTAGCTTGGCTGTACAGTATGTTCGCCGGGCAGGCTACAGCGTGGTCACCACCACCTCGCCCAAACACAAGGCCTTTGTTGAAGCTCTCGGCGCCGATAAGATCATCGATCACAGCCAGGATCGCGACACCCTTGTTAAGGCCTTCATTGCCGAGGGGCCATACGATATCGTCGTCGATACTATCTCCTATCCCAACACTGTCAGCATACTTGCGGATGTTCTAGCCGCCCAAGGCGGTGGTACAGTCTACGCTACCATGCCCCCCTTTGGCCCGGAGACACTGCCCCAAGGTGTGGTCCGTCATTTTACTTCATGGCCATTTGTGCTGTATAAGGAGGGCAATGAGCACTTCATCAGATGGGCTTTTCAAGAGTTCTTTGCTAAAGGCATTGCAAGTGGCAAGCTCGTGCCGACGCAGATTGAAAGGGTTAGTGGCGGGTTCGAGGCGGTTAACTCTGCTTTGGATATCCTGGGAAAGGGTGTCAGCAACTCcaaggttgttgttgagcttgagaagtaAGAAGAGGTGGATTATTAGAAGATTCTAGTAGGCTAGATATAGTTATAGATGACATACGAAATAGACTAGTGTTGCAGATAAGGATTTTATTCAACCTAAAGTAAAGCaaataattatagtta
This region includes:
- a CDS encoding amino acid/polyamine transporter I is translated as MSADAKEMDYSHHEGDVPKSQHNESHETLRRVYNTWTASAYQVLMMASWTCNVVLYSTVFDVGGPMMLIYSTIIVTFGQCLMMSSLAELCSVWPYAGGQQAFTKYLAPKSIRRFLSYLVGWVVLLGEIATAAGCAMNSAQITAAIIELHHPGFHAASWNTYLIYMALTILSLAFCFSQRHLPAIAVLGGVITLGGGLAWAVSFLALAPKQTARFVFTEFVNNSGYHVSAWVGVMSFYTPIYALYGTDGILHIAEEMRDAPKSAPRAMVYSMVFSGITSLMGALVMAFCSGNWEAYMESDFPFLNWFVDVLDSSAGGSALVIVVIVLLNFLITVGINTAGSRLAWGMAGDHALPLSNFFAKVNQSVHTPLNALLFIITAELTIGLVLFGSDYAFQIIVSLGGVAIQFGYLIPILMLLIRGRSALPTDRQFKLNSFGYIVNVAAVCWSSLVIIILFFPLYVPITANNLVDMNWAVVIFAGLVVFIIVDWMFRGRHHYVISDE
- a CDS encoding FAD dependent oxidoreductase; protein product: MSGALEGIYQPGVVDPGYPSPNGTTPFWHSQPHPRANHQSEWPSDIVDVVIIGAGLTGMGLVRTLLKKQPDIRIVLVDARSLCSGATGRNGGHCKTMTFAMWEERKHSFGIEEAVRISTFEHAHLESMADAIHEDGIDCDLVLTQGIEAYYDQKDFEKAVAGLNDMRAHAPHLAEKHTVYSDQSYLQDVLKLSSRAVGAIAIPAASMWPYKWITGVLGPLIDQDKINVQTHTPVTCIIDQTEDAYATVKTARGDIRARRVVHATNAWLGRLLPELQPFISPVRGNVLSYAPTANGKSPLGLGSDYSIWLRYGVKDYDYLIQRKDGRAIVGRANTGRRAVGDDSETDLSPMSHLRGFAHEALATPDADAATKVSHAWAGILAFSQDGIPFAGRLPFLGRSHQWVCGGYHATGMIKAFLTSQMVAGLILGEKPDKEFPRSFFATDDRIRQLRISLETGEPVEIKARL
- a CDS encoding chaperonin 10-like protein, producing MSQNRGAVNPAARAPLEVRTLDTPTPGPGDILVKNELIAINPVEVSITKNDLFKSKYPCVIGTSFGGEVIAVGEGVSDFKVGDKVAVYASPTDGDKYAAYQAYALAKVDTTILVPEGVDLAVPVSMNGNLTTVVGMISATAGVPKPDIESEVASTGKKILIYGGTSNLGSLAVQYVRRAGYSVVTTTSPKHKAFVEALGADKIIDHSQDRDTLVKAFIAEGPYDIVVDTISYPNTVSILADVLAAQGGGTVYATMPPFGPETLPQGVVRHFTSWPFVLYKEGNEHFIRWAFQEFFAKGIASGKLVPTQIERVSGGFEAVNSALDILGKGVSNSKVVVELEK